Proteins encoded within one genomic window of Mesorhizobium sp. AR10:
- a CDS encoding SDR family NAD(P)-dependent oxidoreductase — MSTTQGRKWAIVTGAGSGMGRAFAEKFLAEGWGVLAMDLSGEALGRLQEALAGKEAALIVAALDVTDRAAVAEAIDASGVGERLSAAVTAAGIFPPTNLLTFTAEHFDRIMSVNVLGTLNVAAEAIRHMRAAGTKGAIVTISSADAFTASTEQLIYSASKAAVVSLTRVLAASVAGDDIIVNGIAPGWVNTPGNAATGRMVGAEKHIPLGRVAQPEEIAGWVWVLASRETVSFVTGETIKVTGGELMS; from the coding sequence ATGTCAACAACACAGGGCCGGAAATGGGCCATCGTCACCGGCGCGGGTAGCGGAATGGGCCGTGCCTTCGCCGAGAAATTCCTGGCCGAAGGGTGGGGCGTTTTGGCGATGGACCTTTCAGGTGAGGCTCTCGGCCGACTTCAGGAGGCACTTGCCGGCAAAGAGGCTGCGCTCATCGTTGCAGCGCTCGATGTGACCGACCGGGCTGCGGTCGCTGAAGCGATCGATGCAAGCGGTGTCGGCGAGCGGCTTTCGGCAGCAGTCACCGCGGCGGGCATTTTCCCCCCGACAAACCTTCTGACCTTCACGGCGGAGCATTTCGACCGCATCATGAGCGTGAACGTCCTTGGCACGCTCAACGTCGCCGCGGAGGCGATCCGCCATATGCGGGCTGCCGGCACCAAGGGCGCCATCGTTACCATCAGTTCGGCCGACGCCTTCACCGCTTCGACCGAGCAACTCATCTATAGCGCCTCAAAGGCGGCGGTCGTGTCACTGACACGGGTGCTGGCTGCTTCGGTCGCGGGCGACGACATCATCGTCAATGGTATCGCACCCGGATGGGTGAATACGCCGGGCAATGCAGCTACGGGACGGATGGTCGGCGCCGAGAAGCACATCCCGCTTGGTCGTGTCGCACAACCCGAAGAAATTGCCGGATGGGTGTGGGTCCTCGCAAGCCGCGAGACCGTCAGTTTCGTCACCGGCGAGACGATCAAAGTCACCGGCGGCGAGTTGATGAGCTGA
- a CDS encoding GGDEF domain-containing protein, giving the protein MHLDVQDDPAIIAEVERQLARRTRDIRLKGEIKRLFRARVWSQTAKIIRAWMIWVAFLDVLTLALNMLMLPKAIALSMLLPGAIIPPVVMIVVLLWRKPQAHWLQGASLIAGMFLILLSVALVGVSAGGEFYERHLNIMLFVAITAIIIFGIPLAWTMSIAASALGLYLVFQLQNPGIEFGSAAAATLFFTSGIIATIAARRIMTILAQKTFLFELRDRHRVAELAEANDRLQLLASTDPLTGIANRRWMTELLDLLWADGGTCPGGAAMLMCDIDDFKKLNDHLGHAEGDRCLVEVARIIKENVRRDHDLVARYGGEEFLVLLPGVDNEEAISVAERIRQSVEAAAFPNPASRVSRRVTLSIGVAVQRADEVISPEQLQRQADAALYLAKQTGRNRVLLHRPEPSGRNHIQLTR; this is encoded by the coding sequence ATGCATCTCGACGTGCAGGATGATCCTGCCATAATTGCGGAAGTCGAGCGACAGCTGGCGCGCCGCACGCGTGATATCCGCCTCAAAGGCGAGATCAAACGTCTATTTCGAGCCCGCGTCTGGTCACAAACGGCGAAGATCATCCGCGCCTGGATGATCTGGGTGGCATTTTTGGATGTGTTGACCTTGGCGCTCAACATGTTGATGCTTCCAAAGGCGATCGCGCTCTCCATGCTCCTGCCTGGCGCCATCATTCCACCTGTCGTCATGATTGTCGTCCTTCTCTGGCGAAAACCGCAGGCGCACTGGCTCCAGGGGGCTTCGCTGATTGCAGGCATGTTCCTCATCTTGTTGTCAGTTGCACTGGTCGGCGTAAGCGCTGGTGGCGAGTTCTACGAACGGCACCTGAACATCATGCTGTTCGTGGCCATTACAGCCATCATCATCTTCGGCATCCCGCTGGCCTGGACTATGTCTATTGCCGCCTCGGCGCTCGGTCTCTATCTCGTTTTTCAGCTGCAGAACCCGGGCATCGAATTTGGAAGCGCCGCGGCTGCGACGCTGTTTTTCACCAGCGGGATTATCGCAACGATCGCCGCGCGGCGCATCATGACGATTCTCGCTCAGAAGACTTTCCTGTTTGAGCTTCGCGACCGGCACAGAGTCGCCGAACTGGCGGAAGCGAACGATCGGCTTCAGCTCCTGGCGAGCACCGATCCGCTCACGGGCATTGCCAACCGGCGCTGGATGACAGAGCTGCTCGACCTCCTTTGGGCCGATGGCGGAACATGCCCCGGCGGGGCCGCCATGCTGATGTGCGACATCGATGACTTCAAGAAGCTGAACGATCACCTCGGCCATGCCGAGGGCGATCGCTGTCTGGTCGAGGTCGCCCGCATTATCAAGGAAAACGTCAGGCGCGATCACGATCTTGTGGCCCGATACGGCGGCGAGGAATTCCTGGTGCTCCTGCCTGGCGTAGACAATGAAGAGGCCATCTCTGTGGCCGAGAGAATTCGCCAGAGCGTTGAGGCCGCCGCTTTTCCCAATCCTGCATCCCGCGTGTCGCGCCGCGTCACCCTCAGCATTGGAGTTGCGGTTCAGAGGGCTGACGAGGTCATCTCACCGGAGCAGTTACAGCGTCAGGCGGATGCGGCGCTCTATCTCGCCAAGCAAACCGGGCGCAACCGAGTGCTGCTCCACAGACCGGAGCCGTCCGGGCGCAACCATATTCAGTTGACACGGTGA
- a CDS encoding flavohemoglobin expression-modulating QEGLA motif protein, translated as MKPKLVEPAPPLAQIEADLDALLRDGKSIRREFGNGNRLHMDRPLPFLCVHVGSHQDAAFHAVSANASYLIAADIGLAGEVARLVARRIRDHCGAFLMLDIGELAEDRFLTEDVPFLPPFEIALACGDTAAEKAALKRFTTAASAREAKYRTPRVDELNPTTRAEARLWDDPGDAACLTVRFAPIYRVPGTERIYPELHDLVVANMVDSALQAVSAFLKASKLEPPATHRSLGRRAYIDAVVRADRALDNVASTFDFLLAVTPINAEPAWREFQAGDFERVPALLYRPLELEVADQKRKLYSISLDHLEDTLLTRLLSEKQQELDLQLSMLAARETPRFVELGRALYGSVEPSLAARARAILERLPRVASAARQKGLDADAVAAAARDMIAGYRAAYPDFNASVEIRGDLPAGLLVSRNRLLVSRDTNLPPERLTALLSHEIGVHLLTYFNGAAQGLAIFCSGLAGYEGMQEGLAVLAEYLVGGMTAARLRLIAARVIACQAMLGGATFEEAFRLLHKDFGFDEHDAFNVVLRVYRGGGLAKDAIYLRGLVQILDHLRHGGSLTPFWIGKISAAHFGAIQELNARGLLRAPRLEPAFLSSDAARPRLKKAMAGIDPIDMVET; from the coding sequence ATGAAGCCCAAGCTCGTTGAACCCGCACCTCCCTTGGCGCAAATCGAAGCGGACCTGGATGCGCTCTTGCGGGACGGCAAGTCGATCCGCCGCGAGTTCGGCAACGGCAACCGTTTGCACATGGATCGGCCGCTGCCCTTTCTGTGTGTCCATGTCGGGTCGCATCAGGATGCGGCATTCCATGCCGTCTCGGCCAACGCGTCCTATCTGATCGCGGCCGACATTGGCCTCGCCGGCGAGGTAGCGCGGCTGGTGGCGCGAAGGATACGCGATCACTGCGGCGCATTCCTCATGCTGGACATCGGCGAGTTGGCCGAAGACCGGTTCCTGACGGAGGATGTTCCGTTCCTGCCGCCTTTCGAGATTGCGCTGGCCTGCGGCGACACGGCAGCGGAGAAGGCGGCACTCAAGCGCTTCACCACCGCTGCGTCCGCACGCGAAGCAAAATACCGCACGCCCCGCGTCGACGAACTCAACCCCACGACACGCGCCGAAGCACGGCTCTGGGATGATCCGGGTGACGCGGCGTGCCTGACGGTACGCTTCGCACCGATCTACCGGGTGCCGGGCACCGAGCGAATCTACCCTGAACTCCACGACCTCGTCGTCGCCAACATGGTCGATTCCGCGCTTCAGGCCGTCAGCGCCTTCCTGAAGGCATCGAAGCTGGAGCCGCCGGCAACCCATCGTTCTCTGGGCCGCCGCGCCTATATCGACGCTGTCGTGCGCGCTGACCGCGCGCTCGATAATGTCGCGTCGACGTTCGATTTTCTGCTTGCCGTCACACCGATCAATGCCGAACCCGCCTGGCGGGAATTCCAGGCGGGCGATTTCGAGCGTGTGCCCGCACTGCTTTACCGGCCGCTCGAGCTTGAGGTCGCCGACCAGAAGCGGAAGCTCTATTCGATCTCGCTCGATCATCTGGAAGATACACTGCTGACCAGGCTGCTCTCCGAAAAGCAGCAGGAGCTCGATCTCCAGCTGTCGATGCTCGCGGCACGCGAAACGCCGCGCTTCGTCGAACTCGGACGAGCCCTCTATGGCAGCGTCGAGCCGAGCCTGGCGGCGAGGGCGCGCGCTATTCTCGAAAGGCTCCCGCGCGTTGCCTCGGCCGCCCGGCAGAAGGGGCTCGATGCCGACGCCGTCGCCGCTGCCGCGCGCGACATGATTGCCGGATACCGGGCCGCCTATCCCGATTTCAACGCTTCCGTGGAGATCCGCGGCGACCTGCCGGCCGGCCTCCTGGTCTCGCGAAACCGATTGCTGGTGTCGCGCGACACCAACCTTCCACCGGAACGTCTGACGGCGCTGCTGAGCCACGAGATCGGCGTTCATCTGCTGACCTATTTCAATGGTGCCGCGCAGGGGCTCGCCATCTTCTGTAGCGGGCTGGCCGGCTATGAAGGCATGCAGGAGGGACTGGCGGTGCTGGCGGAGTATCTGGTCGGCGGCATGACCGCGGCGCGTTTAAGGCTGATCGCGGCCCGGGTCATCGCCTGTCAGGCGATGCTCGGCGGCGCAACCTTTGAGGAGGCCTTCCGCCTTCTCCACAAGGATTTCGGTTTCGATGAGCACGACGCCTTCAACGTCGTTCTGCGTGTCTATCGAGGCGGTGGCCTTGCAAAAGACGCCATCTATCTGCGCGGCCTGGTGCAGATCCTCGATCACTTGAGGCACGGCGGCAGCCTCACTCCCTTCTGGATCGGCAAGATTTCCGCCGCGCATTTCGGCGCGATCCAGGAGCTCAACGCACGCGGCCTGCTGCGGGCGCCGCGACTCGAACCTGCGTTTCTCTCTTCCGACGCGGCCCGTCCGCGCCTCAAGAAAGCGATGGCGGGAATCGATCCGATCGATATGGTTGAAACCTGA
- a CDS encoding CGNR zinc finger domain-containing protein: MNDFLFGPDVRPSAEMTVALINTSPARGGEEGLNDTDTLRAMGGEARVYYRPDGSKAEILAMRKLRDRLDEIVKAPDNRRRFAMLNELFYSASAIPQIVTHAEDPRPHFHYTLEDASYVDHLKGVTAYALSRVIIIGEWQRLRTCSGTACNRLFFDTTRNGKRLYCDSRTCGNRVHAARYRIRTAERSLSEN, from the coding sequence ATGAATGATTTTCTTTTCGGTCCCGACGTTCGGCCCTCCGCAGAAATGACGGTCGCGCTGATCAACACCTCGCCCGCTCGCGGCGGCGAAGAAGGGCTCAACGACACCGACACACTTCGCGCAATGGGAGGCGAAGCCAGGGTCTATTACCGGCCCGACGGCTCGAAGGCCGAAATTCTCGCCATGCGGAAGCTGCGCGACCGGCTCGACGAGATCGTGAAGGCGCCCGACAACCGACGGCGGTTTGCCATGCTCAACGAGCTTTTCTACTCGGCGTCCGCGATCCCGCAGATCGTCACGCATGCCGAGGATCCCCGGCCGCATTTCCACTATACTCTGGAAGACGCCTCGTATGTCGACCACCTCAAGGGCGTTACCGCCTATGCGCTGTCGCGCGTAATCATCATCGGTGAGTGGCAACGGCTGCGTACCTGCTCCGGGACAGCCTGCAACCGCCTCTTCTTTGACACCACCCGCAATGGCAAGCGGCTGTATTGCGATAGTCGCACCTGCGGCAATCGCGTCCATGCGGCTCGCTATCGCATCCGTACGGCGGAGCGGTCACTATCGGAGAACTGA
- a CDS encoding glutathione synthetase, whose translation MRIAFFVNSIESETPGYTTTALALAAVQRGHSVVYVEPGDFILRADDSLAVSAAVVPDAPYKTSDRLHAALKDAAKQKKTLAISDVDIVFLRNDPSLDVTDRPWAANAGIMFGRLAAERGAIVVNDPDGLGQAQSKLYLQSFPEAVRPGTLISRSITEIRAFIDKHPKGCIVKPLQGSGGKNVFHIATPADSNLNQIFEAASGDGYLIAQVYLPEAKAGDVRLFLMNGLPLVRDGKYAAFRRVPAKGDVRSNIHAAGTARKVKVTGTMLGIAEMVRPKLISDGMFLVGLDIVGDKLLEINVFTPGGLTRLADMYATDFATSVIVALEEKRTLRQAYGTAMTNSRLATL comes from the coding sequence ATGCGCATTGCGTTCTTTGTCAATTCCATTGAGAGCGAGACGCCCGGCTATACGACGACAGCGTTGGCTCTGGCTGCAGTCCAGCGCGGCCATTCTGTCGTCTATGTTGAACCAGGCGACTTCATACTGCGTGCCGATGACAGTCTGGCTGTCAGCGCCGCGGTTGTGCCCGATGCCCCCTACAAGACGTCAGACAGGCTGCATGCTGCCCTGAAGGACGCCGCCAAGCAGAAGAAGACCCTGGCGATCAGCGATGTCGACATTGTGTTTCTGCGCAACGACCCGTCGCTGGACGTCACCGATCGACCATGGGCCGCCAACGCAGGCATTATGTTCGGGCGGCTCGCAGCCGAACGCGGCGCGATCGTCGTCAACGATCCGGACGGTCTGGGGCAGGCACAGAGCAAGCTCTATCTTCAGTCTTTTCCCGAGGCGGTGAGGCCGGGGACCCTGATATCGCGCAGCATTACCGAGATCCGCGCATTCATCGACAAACATCCCAAGGGCTGCATCGTCAAACCGCTCCAGGGGTCGGGCGGCAAGAACGTCTTCCATATTGCGACGCCTGCGGATTCCAACCTCAACCAGATCTTCGAGGCGGCCAGCGGTGACGGCTATCTCATCGCGCAGGTCTACCTTCCGGAGGCCAAGGCTGGCGACGTGCGTCTTTTCCTGATGAACGGCCTGCCGCTGGTGCGCGACGGCAAGTACGCAGCCTTTCGCCGCGTTCCAGCCAAGGGCGACGTCCGGTCCAACATCCATGCCGCCGGAACCGCCCGCAAGGTCAAGGTAACCGGCACGATGCTAGGCATTGCCGAGATGGTGCGCCCCAAATTGATCAGCGACGGCATGTTTCTCGTTGGGCTCGACATCGTCGGCGACAAGCTTCTGGAGATCAACGTCTTCACGCCAGGCGGGCTGACCCGGCTTGCCGACATGTACGCGACGGATTTTGCCACAAGTGTCATCGTTGCGCTGGAGGAGAAGCGGACGCTGCGGCAAGCCTATGGAACGGCCATGACAAATTCGCGGCTGGCGACGCTCTGA
- a CDS encoding branched-chain amino acid ABC transporter permease — protein MVSEPGTVKARSDASAWARLKPSGRAQMMMVLGWVLGLGIVIAIPLLDLPPIWSAAALLTVIYVPAAVGQNLIIGNAGLLAMGQAAFVGVGAYTSAVLAVRYNLDAAVTIPAAMLLSGFVGALVGFPALRINGDYLFIVSLGFNLIVIDIILQWGDVTGGATGLTGVPTMHLFGIDLGVGAPFYLAVVSFVLLSLVITQAVASSRFGLTMEAIRDDEVAARSIGIATAAPKVYFFAIGSALAGLSGALLGYYLGYVGFRSFDVTASLLIFQMAVIGGLGRISGSIVGACIIILLPELLRPLQDYRLLLAGLLIVTLMATRPQGIFGKTKITNLIKK, from the coding sequence GTGGTTTCCGAACCGGGCACCGTGAAGGCGCGTTCCGACGCGTCGGCCTGGGCGCGCCTCAAGCCCTCGGGCCGCGCCCAGATGATGATGGTCTTGGGATGGGTCCTGGGGCTTGGCATCGTGATCGCGATCCCGCTGCTCGACCTGCCGCCGATCTGGTCAGCGGCCGCGCTCCTGACCGTGATCTATGTGCCAGCCGCGGTTGGGCAAAACCTGATCATCGGCAATGCCGGCCTCCTGGCGATGGGGCAGGCCGCGTTCGTCGGCGTGGGCGCCTACACCTCGGCCGTGCTGGCCGTCCGCTACAATTTGGACGCGGCCGTGACGATTCCGGCGGCGATGCTCTTGTCGGGGTTCGTCGGAGCGCTCGTCGGCTTTCCGGCACTGCGTATCAATGGCGATTATCTCTTCATCGTGTCGCTTGGCTTTAACCTCATCGTGATCGACATCATCCTGCAATGGGGCGACGTCACCGGCGGCGCGACCGGCCTGACGGGCGTTCCGACCATGCATCTTTTCGGCATCGATCTGGGCGTCGGCGCGCCCTTCTATCTGGCGGTCGTCAGCTTCGTGCTTCTGAGCCTTGTCATTACCCAGGCCGTCGCCTCGAGCCGGTTCGGGTTGACGATGGAAGCGATCCGCGATGACGAGGTTGCCGCTCGTTCCATCGGTATCGCGACCGCCGCGCCGAAGGTCTATTTCTTCGCGATCGGCTCGGCGCTTGCCGGCCTGTCGGGCGCGCTGCTTGGCTATTACCTCGGCTATGTCGGCTTTCGCAGTTTCGATGTGACCGCAAGCCTTCTCATCTTCCAGATGGCTGTCATCGGCGGACTTGGTCGGATCAGCGGCTCGATCGTTGGCGCTTGCATCATCATCCTGCTGCCAGAACTCCTCAGGCCGCTTCAGGACTACCGCCTGCTCCTCGCCGGTCTTCTGATCGTGACCCTCATGGCGACGCGACCCCAGGGGATCTTCGGCAAGACCAAGATCACAAACCTGATCAAGAAATGA
- a CDS encoding ABC transporter ATP-binding protein, with protein MAEPPEHAHQVAGQSGAPLLQLDNVSVNYGKFRALTDVSYKIYPGQIVALLGGNASGKSTSMKTISGTTTVTAGELFWKGEVITHEPTPRRMARGIGVVPEGRRMFASLTVLENLQLGAWAGSQRRATSDDIAEMLDLFPPLKNLVHRPSGVLSGGEQQMVAFARALIRHPELVIMDEPSMGLAPALVKRVFEIIEEIRSRKIAVFIVEQNARAALRIADYAYVLAAGQVVLEGTPDMVATAPMMTEAYLGKRS; from the coding sequence TTGGCTGAACCCCCTGAACACGCGCATCAGGTGGCCGGTCAGAGCGGCGCGCCGCTTTTGCAGCTGGACAATGTCAGCGTCAACTACGGCAAGTTCCGCGCGCTGACCGATGTCAGCTACAAGATCTACCCGGGGCAGATCGTGGCGCTCCTTGGCGGCAATGCGTCAGGCAAGTCCACGTCGATGAAGACGATCAGCGGCACCACGACCGTGACCGCAGGTGAGCTCTTCTGGAAGGGCGAGGTGATTACCCATGAGCCGACGCCCAGGCGCATGGCGCGCGGCATCGGCGTCGTCCCCGAGGGGCGGCGCATGTTCGCCTCGCTCACGGTGCTTGAAAATCTGCAGCTGGGCGCCTGGGCCGGCAGCCAAAGGCGCGCCACCAGCGATGACATTGCCGAGATGCTCGACCTTTTCCCGCCGTTGAAGAACCTGGTGCATCGCCCGTCAGGCGTCTTGTCAGGCGGCGAGCAGCAGATGGTTGCCTTCGCGCGCGCACTTATCCGCCATCCCGAGCTCGTCATCATGGACGAACCGTCGATGGGCCTTGCGCCCGCGCTGGTGAAACGCGTCTTCGAAATCATCGAAGAGATCAGGAGCCGGAAGATCGCGGTCTTTATCGTCGAGCAGAATGCGCGCGCCGCCCTGCGGATTGCCGACTACGCCTATGTGCTTGCCGCCGGGCAGGTTGTTCTTGAGGGCACGCCCGACATGGTCGCGACCGCGCCGATGATGACCGAGGCATATTTGGGAAAGAGGAGCTGA
- a CDS encoding ABC transporter ATP-binding protein, with amino-acid sequence MTETPTLAEALSVSNLTLRYGGVTALAGVSLVVPQGEIVGLIGPNGSGKSSFINVVSGAYRGPYQGEVRINGMDVRNMPAHRRAAAGMSRIFQGVRLFDTLTVEQNILLGGHIHYATGYAAGILRTPRARREMAAQRERARGIMALFGDRLLPRADQQVLSLSYANRRRVEISRALMTAPKLLLLDEPMAGMNPHETEELTDQLRALNRAQGMSMLLVEHKMSVIGDLCANVYVLNSGTVITQGPVGMIQQDEKVVEAFLG; translated from the coding sequence ATGACAGAAACGCCGACACTGGCAGAGGCTTTGTCCGTATCGAACTTGACGCTCCGCTACGGGGGCGTGACGGCGCTTGCCGGTGTCAGCCTCGTCGTGCCGCAGGGCGAGATCGTCGGGCTCATCGGGCCGAACGGGTCAGGGAAATCCTCCTTCATCAATGTCGTCTCGGGCGCCTATCGCGGGCCATATCAGGGCGAGGTGCGCATCAACGGGATGGATGTTCGCAACATGCCGGCCCATCGTCGCGCGGCGGCGGGCATGTCGCGCATCTTTCAGGGCGTCCGGCTGTTCGACACGCTGACGGTTGAACAGAACATCCTGCTTGGCGGCCACATCCATTATGCCACTGGCTACGCGGCCGGCATCCTGCGCACGCCGCGCGCGCGGCGGGAAATGGCCGCGCAGCGCGAGCGAGCCCGGGGGATCATGGCGCTTTTCGGCGACCGGCTTCTGCCGCGCGCCGATCAGCAGGTCCTGTCGCTGTCCTACGCAAACCGGCGCAGGGTCGAGATTTCGCGGGCATTGATGACGGCGCCCAAGCTCTTGCTGCTCGACGAGCCCATGGCCGGCATGAACCCGCACGAGACCGAGGAACTGACCGACCAATTGCGCGCGCTCAACCGAGCGCAGGGAATGTCGATGCTTCTGGTCGAGCACAAGATGTCGGTGATCGGCGACCTTTGCGCGAACGTCTACGTGCTGAACAGCGGCACCGTCATCACCCAGGGCCCGGTCGGCATGATCCAGCAGGACGAGAAAGTCGTGGAGGCGTTTCTTGGCTGA
- a CDS encoding ABC transporter substrate-binding protein, translating into MMSIVSKAALRRAMPAIASFAVASIVLPGLSGTTAFATETDAVHIASTAPLTGSAAAYGIETMNGVHLAVEEINAAGGVGGKPIKLSEYDDQCDPTPAATAANQIISDKAIVAVVGNVCSSATLAQMPIFGRVGMPVLAATTSSPALSAKGFENFARIIPNDDIQGVASLDLGTKVLGYKRIAVLYPSDDYGQALLAIAKRAAAASGAELVAAETYITGSTNDFSSVLANIAAANPDALFLAGYYADMGAAVSQSVRAFGDKPIPLLANAQTQVPEYVSLAGAAAEGTWVTNVYDINNPSEQNKAFVAAYTKKFNTEPGVQAAAGYDNIYVLKQAIEENKGSTENLMPIIRATKHEGAMGTISFDKNGDNIGGSLVVLRLTGGKWVFDDESTKKLNAH; encoded by the coding sequence ATGATGTCCATAGTTTCCAAGGCCGCGCTTCGGCGCGCCATGCCTGCCATTGCGTCCTTCGCGGTCGCGAGCATCGTCCTACCGGGTCTTTCCGGGACCACAGCCTTTGCGACCGAAACCGATGCGGTTCACATCGCTTCCACCGCACCCTTGACCGGATCGGCCGCCGCCTACGGAATTGAAACGATGAACGGCGTCCATCTCGCCGTTGAGGAGATCAACGCAGCGGGCGGCGTCGGCGGTAAGCCTATCAAGCTCAGCGAATATGACGACCAGTGCGATCCGACGCCGGCGGCGACGGCGGCCAACCAGATCATCAGCGACAAGGCCATCGTCGCGGTTGTGGGCAACGTCTGCAGTTCGGCGACGCTCGCGCAGATGCCGATCTTCGGGCGGGTGGGCATGCCGGTCCTCGCAGCGACGACGAGCTCGCCAGCGCTTTCGGCCAAGGGTTTCGAGAATTTCGCGCGCATCATCCCGAATGACGATATCCAGGGCGTGGCGAGCCTGGATCTCGGTACCAAGGTGCTGGGCTACAAGCGCATCGCCGTGCTTTATCCGAGCGATGACTATGGCCAGGCTCTTCTGGCGATCGCAAAGAGGGCCGCAGCGGCTTCGGGCGCCGAACTCGTCGCCGCCGAGACCTATATCACTGGCTCGACCAATGATTTCTCGTCGGTCCTGGCCAACATCGCAGCGGCAAATCCCGATGCGCTTTTCCTCGCGGGTTACTATGCCGACATGGGCGCCGCTGTGAGCCAGTCGGTCCGCGCCTTTGGCGACAAGCCTATCCCGCTTCTCGCCAACGCCCAGACCCAGGTCCCCGAATATGTCTCTCTCGCGGGGGCGGCGGCCGAAGGCACCTGGGTCACCAATGTCTATGACATCAACAACCCGAGTGAGCAGAACAAGGCGTTCGTCGCGGCTTACACCAAGAAGTTCAACACCGAGCCGGGTGTCCAGGCAGCAGCCGGCTACGACAACATCTATGTCCTGAAGCAGGCGATTGAAGAAAACAAAGGCTCGACCGAAAACCTCATGCCGATCATTCGCGCGACCAAGCATGAGGGCGCGATGGGCACCATCAGCTTTGACAAGAACGGCGACAATATCGGCGGCTCGCTTGTCGTGCTGCGGCTGACCGGAGGCAAGTGGGTGTTCGACGACGAGAGCACCAAGAAGTTGAACGCTCACTGA
- a CDS encoding branched-chain amino acid ABC transporter permease, protein MQFFATQLLNGLTAGVVYAMLAVGYSLVYGILQQINFAHGYVYMFGTFVTASLITNGSPLWLAIAAGLAAGAVIAIVIERFAYRPVRGNRLAPTVTAVGVGLIIENVAQLIWTSRIRPMPFPFQADIIRLGPVVLSPLQILVAVVGLAMAALLWVISTKTDLGRAMRAVKDDLPTAELMGVPVDRVVVTVYVLGALFGVVGGILYGAYYNTLSVTMGFSGTLNAFTATVIGGIGSVWGAFAGGLLLGVLQAMVTGYVSSALLNTVTFTLLIAFLLFRPTGIAGVHVASRP, encoded by the coding sequence ATGCAGTTCTTCGCGACGCAGTTGCTGAACGGGCTTACCGCGGGCGTCGTCTACGCGATGCTCGCGGTTGGTTACAGCTTGGTCTACGGGATCCTTCAGCAGATCAACTTCGCCCATGGCTATGTCTATATGTTCGGGACCTTCGTCACGGCCTCGCTGATTACAAACGGCAGTCCGCTGTGGCTGGCGATCGCTGCGGGTCTGGCGGCGGGCGCGGTGATCGCGATCGTCATCGAGCGGTTTGCCTATCGCCCGGTGCGAGGCAACCGGTTGGCGCCTACGGTGACGGCCGTGGGCGTCGGCCTGATCATCGAGAATGTCGCGCAGCTGATTTGGACCTCGAGGATCCGGCCGATGCCGTTCCCGTTCCAGGCCGACATCATCCGGCTCGGGCCGGTGGTGCTGAGCCCCCTACAGATCCTGGTCGCTGTGGTCGGGCTCGCCATGGCGGCCTTGCTTTGGGTCATCAGCACAAAGACCGATCTCGGCCGCGCCATGCGTGCGGTGAAGGACGACCTGCCGACGGCCGAACTGATGGGCGTTCCGGTCGACCGGGTGGTGGTGACGGTCTATGTGCTCGGTGCCCTGTTCGGCGTCGTGGGAGGCATCCTCTATGGCGCCTACTACAACACGCTCTCGGTCACGATGGGGTTTTCAGGCACGCTCAACGCCTTTACCGCGACAGTGATAGGCGGGATCGGCAGCGTCTGGGGGGCCTTCGCGGGCGGCCTTCTTCTGGGCGTGCTCCAGGCTATGGTCACCGGCTATGTGAGCTCGGCGCTCCTCAACACCGTGACCTTCACGCTTCTAATCGCCTTCCTTCTGTTCCGGCCGACCGGCATCGCCGGCGTCCATGTCGCCTCGCGGCCGTAA